Genomic segment of Rattus norvegicus strain BN/NHsdMcwi chromosome 7, GRCr8, whole genome shotgun sequence:
tcttctattatatcCTTTGTTCCTCAGATTATCTCTTCTATTTCTGGTATTCTGTTAGTGACAGTCATGTTTGTAGCTCCTGTTCTTTTACCTAGTTATTAAACATCGAGGAATACCTCagttcatttttttattgtttctatttacatttcaggtcctgaactgttttatttatttcattcaaataattgattatattttcctatatttctttaaggagtttATTCTTTTCCTCATTAAAGGCCTACTTAATTgtcataagattggatttaaggtcattttacTCTGTTTTAGCCATATTAAGATTATAAGAGATTGTTGTGGTAGGATAGACAAATTCTGGTGCTactgttgttgattttgtttttatgctgGCCTTTTAGACATATGGCCTTTATGGTTATTAGAGTTTGATGTTTATGAGTTTTTCTTTGTTATATAGGTGGTTGCagagatttttcacttgttttctGGGACTTCTTTGTCTACTGGACTGATAGGACTGTAGTTATGGTGATTAGATAGGCTTCAGATGCAGTAGAGTGTTTCCACTTAGATTTTCTCATCTCTGAGCCCTTTAGGTTTTGAATGCTACCTTTGCCTCAGGGGTCCCCAGTATTAGCTGATGTAAAAGAAATTAAGCTTGGTTATGGGGTATAAAATGGAGTCCAATGGCTAGGAGAGAGCTTACCCGGTGTCTCTGTGTCTAGCCAATTTCCAGGAAAGCAGGTAAAGTTGCAGTGTGGAAATGGGGTACATTTTACTGGTATTGGTGGTAATTTCAGGCCTGaaacagtaattttatttttaattctaattGTCATTCACTTTTGATAAATAAGAGACTTAAATGTaactccccccaaaaaagccaaaataaccagaagaaaacaagaaaagtagACAGAAGATATGGCACAAAGTTAATTTTTTCTGTATATCAAAGAAAAACACTTATAGTGAGAAAACAATCCACAGATAGGGAGAAAATATTTGCCACTAAACATCACTCAGTGTAactaatatgtaaaatattttaagaattcaCCTCAATAGCAAAACATTCAATTTTGAAATGGGcaaaatatatgcacatatacatgtgaaaAAAGATACGGGTGGCCAGTGCAATCATATATTATTGTACAGCATCTCtagtcataaaacaaaacaaaacaaaaaacgtaAAAACACATTATCTAGGGTTGAGACCTCAGAACTTTCCCCTCTTGTGTTAGCATGGTTTTTGGTGTGGGTGTTGTTTGTGCATTGCTTAAATACACACTTTCATAAGATTTCACCATTGTAGATCCTCTGACATTTCTAGAAATTTTCTCACAGCTAACATACTGCttctctggctttcataatctctctACTATCTCTTGCACAATAGTCTCTAAGCTTTAGGGAATAAGAATGTTATAAATATTACCAATAGGTCTGGGTTCCACACTTCTGAATTTTGTTTGGCTATGATTTCCTTTAATGCACTTTTTTCTGTTGCATAGAGAAGATAAGGGATAAGATCTACACTTATTGGTGTgcataagaataaatatttacagTATAGTTAGTAATTGTGTTAGCTCAGTAAATTAGAGGTGATATGTTCTCCTCCAGGATCCATGACTAGCCTTAGGTAACTGGTTAGGTTTACAGAATCTGGCATGACTTTTATTTTGTCAAGTAGTACTTAAGTGCAATTAGAGAGCAGTTGATTGATTTCACTATTGTACTATTAGATTTACCATGACATGCTTCTCATTGTTATTATTCCTTGGTGTTGTAGCTAAGTAGGATGATTACTTGCTTTTCTTCGTCAAAAGGAGAACTAAAGAATGGCAAACTTCAAGAGATAGTCTTCTCCAGAAAACAGACCCTGCATTAGGTTGTCCTATACAAATTTTATAGCTCTGaaatcctatatatatatatgtatatgtaatatatatatatatatacgtatatatgcaATGTTATACAAACTAATCTTGTTTTATATAGTCTTTAGAACTATGTACACAAATATTTAACAataattttcaaaaggaaaagccatgaatttgagagagagaaaaaggatgcATAATAGAATTAGGAGGGATGAAAGGGAAGGTAGAAACATACTTTcataatttgaaaaattaaaatatatttaaaatagatgTTTAAACACAGTACATCTTCATGGTGACTATTATTAAAAGACGAATAAGAAATatacaaaacattttattttaattttgtacttGGTTATAACATACGATGAATGAATTAAGGAAAATTTTCAAAAACATTCAGATAGAAAAAGTAAATTTCAAATTCAGACACTATAAAAACGATTTAGAGGTCATTAAATACGATCAACTGTGAAGCTGAAAAATTAGACCATATGCTTCccttaaaagtaataaaaaataaatttccttaCTTTATGCTACctcattcaaaaataaaaaaccttcTAGGAATCAGAAAAGGAAAACTCTTGAAAAGAAATTACACCAATCGCAGTGATTATATGAAGAAACAGATCCATGAAGCAGAATGAGAAAATGGtatgaaattcagaaaaatatgaGATATGGAACTTAACTACAAAGCCTTTCATGAGGTTAAACAGATCAAAGCTTTACATATAAACAGATCAAAGCAGAATatgagaataaaaaaaatgagttgaGCTTAATTAGTGAACCCAAGAGTGAAGACTTTGGCCACAAATTTTTAAATGATACTAGAGTCAAATGATTTTGTGTATAAGTGGAAAATTGAAAAGCAGAGACAATATTAAATAGATAGAATGTTAAAGGGGAAAGTAAACGGAAACTTAAGAAAGGGATTAGCCTCTTTATGTGTTTATGAAAACAAGGTTGACCCAAAACAACATGGGAAGAACATGACTCTTTCTGTAGGCATACTCATAATTACCTGAATCAAAATTACCACAATGGaatgaagacagaaaggaaatatACTATTAATGAATGTGCTTACTTTACTTTAgaattttgatataaaaatatacttttactGCAACTTCTggtaaaaacaaaggaaaacattgtcAATGTCCAGAGAAGTATAAATTTGCAACATGTTGGAGGGTACTAGGGTTTTCAtcaagaaaatcaaataatcTAGTGATTTTGTTTCACACTTTCACTCAAAAGTGGGGAAAGCAATTTTTGTAGGAGCCTGTCTTAGGCCTCACAAAATGATACTACATAGACATCCTGTTGTGACATTCAgtggaaaataaaatcaacactAATTATCACGTATAGAAAATGTTAATATGTATGGAAATTAAATCAATCTGGCAAAAACCTATGAGCtacaacacaaacaaataaattattttgtgaGGTAATCTCATGTCGGGGTCTGTCATTATAGTCATACTTGTCTTGTAACTAATTATGTAGACTAGGATGACCTCTAACTCAAGAGATTTATCTATCTCTTCCTGTCAATTGCCAGGATGATGTGTCATTAAACCCTGTGAtctaaatgaatatttaataaatcacaatacaaatattttaaacataggAACTATATTAGAAGTTCATTATTAGTATATATCAGTCAATAACTaatattaaatatgaatatattgttAAGATTATCTAGACAGAGGAgactattcattcattttaactgttgtttcctaaaatattttctcAGACAGGAAGTTAGGGGAAGACAGAATATTGCAACAAAAGCAATAAATTTAAAGGGACATTTTTGTGGAATGAtgtttatataattatgtattaaACTTTTATCAATTATAACTAGACTGTAGGCACATAATAATAGCAGTATGAAGTATGTGATTCAAATATATGCTATTATATgacacaaagaaatgttcaaacatAAGCTTGTAATATGTACTTGCTTCTTCATTAATGTTAATACAGAAATGACACTCAAGTTACTTGTTTCAAAATTAGTGCCTGAGGttttataaaatcttttttttttatttttcagccaGATTGAACAAGAGACAATAATCAAGAATGAGAAACCGAACAGTAACAACCTTCATCTTACTGGGTCTGACAGATGACATTCAGTTGCAAATTCTGCTTTTCATCTTTCTGCTGCTTTCTTACATGTTGAGTTTATCTGGCAACCTAACGATCATCACCCTCACTCTGATTGACCCCCGCCTTAAAACACCTATGTACATTTTCCTCAAAAACTTTTCCTTCTTAGAAATTtcactcacaactgcttgtatTCCCAGATTTCTATATAGCATATCATCTGGGGACAAGTCCATTACCTATATTGCTTGTGTCAGTCAACTGTCGTTTATAGATCTCTTTGCAGTTACAGAATTTTTTCTTCTAGCTATCATGTCCTTtgatcgctatgtggccatctgtaaaCCTCTGCACTACATGACCATCATGAATAGCAGAGTCTGCAAGAACTTCATCTTCTTCTGTTGGGTAGTAGCACTGATCATCATTCTCCCACCAATTAGTCTAGGTTTGTGCCTGGAATTCTGTGACTCAGATATTGTTGATCATTTTTGTTGTGATGCAGCTCCTCTCTTGAAAATCTCTTGTTCAGACACATGGTTGTTAGAACAGATGCTGATAGTTGGTGCTGTGTTGACATTCATAATCACCTTTGTGTGTGTTGTCCTTTCATATGTTTATATCATCAAAACCATTCTGAGATTTCCCTCTgccaagcaaaagaaaaaggcCTTTTCTACTTGTTCTTCCCACATGATTGTAGTTTCTATTACTTATGGTAGCTGCATCTTCATTTATATCAAACCTTCATCCAAGAATGATGCAGCTGTCAATAAAGGGATTTCACTTATTATCATATCAATTTCACCAATGTTGAATCCCTTCATTTATGCACTGAGAAACAAGCAAGTAAAGCAAGCTTTCAATTACTCAGTTAAAAAAATTGCATTCCTCTCAAAGGTGTAAAAAACAAAGAATACTACCTAGAGTAGGGTGAATGATTGTGAAATCTGAAGATTTATTATAGTAACATTCTATATCCTTGTA
This window contains:
- the Olr995 gene encoding olfactory receptor Olr995, whose translation is MRNRTVTTFILLGLTDDIQLQILLFIFLLLSYMLSLSGNLTIITLTLIDPRLKTPMYIFLKNFSFLEISLTTACIPRFLYSISSGDKSITYIACVSQLSFIDLFAVTEFFLLAIMSFDRYVAICKPLHYMTIMNSRVCKNFIFFCWVVALIIILPPISLGLCLEFCDSDIVDHFCCDAAPLLKISCSDTWLLEQMLIVGAVLTFIITFVCVVLSYVYIIKTILRFPSAKQKKKAFSTCSSHMIVVSITYGSCIFIYIKPSSKNDAAVNKGISLIIISISPMLNPFIYALRNKQVKQAFNYSVKKIAFLSKV